The DNA region ACGTCGCGCCCGTGAATTTTTTAATATACGGAAGCGCCTCTGTAAGAACACGTGCCTTTTCAATCGCATTCACCATTTTTTGCTCCTTGTTATCTTACGTTCTGTCCTTCCAAGCCTCTGCTTTAAAGAATGTATTTGCTTAAATCCCTGTCCTTTACCATATCTTTCAGTTTGCCTTCCACCCATTCCTTTGTGACAAGGCGTTTTTCTTTTTTACCGTAAGGCGCGTCAAAAAGCACGTCTTCCAGCACCTTTTCTATTATGGTATGCAGCCTTCTTGCGCCTATATTTTCCGTGGTCTCATTTACTTCAAACGCAAGCTGTGCCAAAGCCGTTATTGAGCCGCCGTCAAAATCAAGTTTTACGTCATCCGTTTCAAGAAGCGCCGAATACTGTTTTATAAGCGAATTTTCCGGTTCTTTTAATATACGTTCAAAATCGTTCTGTGTCAGGCTGCTAAGTTCCACCCTTATCGGAAACCTGCCCTGCAGTTCCGGTATTAAATCCGACGGTTTGGAAACATGAAACGCGCCCGCCGCTATAAACAGTATGTGGTCTGTCCTTACCGTGCCGTATTTTGTCATGACAGTCGTACCTTCCACTATCGGAAGAATATCGCGCTGCACGCCTTCGCGCGATACGTCAATACTGCCATGCGCATTACTGCTTGCAATCTTATCAAGTTCATCAATGAATACAATGCCGTTTCCCTGCACAAGTTCAAGGGCCTCTTTTGTCACCTTGTCCATATCCACAAGCTTCGCGGTTTCTTCTTCCAGTATAATCGCCCTGGCTTCCCGTATAGTTACTTTTTTCTTTTTAACCTTGGTGCCGCCCAGATTTTCCATCATGTCCTGAAGCCCCATTCCAATATCTTCCATTGACTGCCCCGACATTATTTCAAACATGGGCGCCTGCCTGGGCCTTGTATTAATTTCAACGTATTTGTCTTCCATCTCGCCGCGTTTTAACTGCTGCCTGAATTTTTCCCTTGTGTCCTTAAACCTTTCGGTTTCCTGCTTCTGCTGCTCTATTTCCTCTTCGGTCATCATTGATTTTTTCTGCTGCCTTACCGGCGGCACTAAAAGGTCCAGCAGCCTGTCTTCCACAAGCCCTTCCGCTTTTACTTTCACCATGGCCATATGGTCGTCGCGCACCATATTAACACCGGCCTGCATAATATCCTTTACAATTGATTCCACGTCACGGCCCACATAACCCACTTCGGTAAACTTTGAAGCTTCCACTTTTATAAAAGGCGCGCGCACAAGTTTTGCAAGCCTGCGCGCTATTTCTGTTTTACCTACGCCGGTGGGCCCTATCATCAGAATGTTCTTCGGCGTCACTTCTTCCTGCATATCTGCCGGAAGCTTCTGGCGCCTTATTCTGTTGCGCAGCGCGACCGCTACGGCTTTTTTCGCGTTGTCCTGCCCTATGATAAATTTATCAAGCTGTTCAACTATCTCTTTTGGTGTAAATTCTTTTGCCATCTTATGCCCCTATAGTTCTTCGATTGTGATATTTTCATTTGTGTAAATACATATTTCCGAAGCAATTTTCATTGATTCCGCCACAATTTCACGCGCGGACTTATCCGTAAACCTGCTTAAAGCGCGCGCCGCGGCAAGCGCGTAAGTGCCGCCGGAGCCTATTGCGGTAATTCCGTCTTCCGGTTCAATAACTTCGCCGTTGCCGGAAACCACGTATGTCTTTTCGCTGTCTGCCACAATTAAAAGCGCGTCAAGCTGCTTTAACATCTTATCCGTGCGCCAGTCCTTGGCAAGTTCCACGGCCGCCCTTTGAAGCAGCCAGTTGTGTTCCTTTAATTTGGCTTCAAACCTGTCAAAAAGGGTGAACGCGTCCGCTACCGAACCCGCAAAACCCGCGATTATTTTATTCTTTCCTTCAATGGTGCGGACTTTTTTGGCGGTCTGCTTCATTATAGTATTGCCCATTGTCACCTGCCCGTCGCCGCCTATGACTGTCTTTCCGTTTTTCCTGACACAAAGTATCGTTGTCGCGTGAAACATATTTTCCTCCAATATAATAAGGGAAATTTAGAGTATAAGTATATCATAATGAATGATTAAATTTCAATGGCTTTAACCCGTCCTCTGATACCTTTTCCTTATAATATAGGGGCTGATTTTACCCAAAAACACAGCGGGACGGACCAAACTTTTTCAATTGACTAATCCCGTCATAATTGTTATTATTATCCACACGGTAGACGTTGCTTTTTGAGACAGTATTGACTTGTTAAATATACCCTGCTGCGTTCGTGTAGAGGTCATTAATTTTGGTCCAACGCCTTTAAACTAGGGAGCCTTTTATTTGCGCCAAGTGCACGCCCCGCAAGGGGAAGCCGGAAGCGCGGATGTTGGCACCCACCTGTTGACAGGGCCCAAAATCCGGCTTCTCACGGCGATTGGCGGGGTTAATTTTGTGCGGCGGAGAGAAAAGATTAATGTTGATAAAATATATTAAAAAATCCGAAAATATAGGTAATAATACATTACCGGTTATCGGTGGCGTCCTTCCCTTTTTATATAATAAAAAGGCAAGAACCATTTAATATTTTTTTCACGCAATTTTTCTCTCCAAAAAAACTCTTTTTTCTCCTCCGCGCAAAAAACGGAATCCTTATATTATTAAGGATTAAAACAAACATTGGACAATTTTTGGAGGAGGTTTAGGAAATGGAGTATTTAATTGTGGCAATACTCGCCCTTATCGTGGGCGTGGCAGCAGGTTTTTTCGGACGAAAAATTTTCGCGGAAGGCCAGATTTCCAGCGCAAAAAAGTATGCTGAACAGATAGTGGAAGGGGCCAAGAAAGAAGCGGGTTCCATTAAGAAAGAAGCGGAACTTGAATCCAAAGACACCATTTTAAAGGCGCAGGCTGACTTTGACGCGAAAACACGCGAAACAAAAACAGAAATAGCCAACGTGGAAAAAAAGGTCCGCCAGAGGGAAGAAAATCTGGACAAGAAAATGGAAATAATTGACAAAAAAGAAAAAGACCTTTCCACCAAAGAAAAATCTTTAACCGACCTGGAAAAGAAACTTTCAACCCGCGACCAGGAACTTGATGCCGTAATCGGCGAACAGCGCAAGAAACTTGAAAACATCTCCGGCTTATCCGCGGAATCCGCCAAACAGGAACTTATCCGTTCCATGATGGACGCCGCCAAACAGGAATCGCTTTTAATGTTAAGGCGCCTTGAGGAAGAGACAAAAGAAACAGCGGAAAAGAAAGCCCGCGACATCGTATCAATCGCCGTACAGCGCATCGCCGCTGACCATACTTCGGAAATCAGCGTGTCTGTTGTTCCCCTTCCAAGCGATGACATGAAAGGCCGTATCATAGGCCGCGAAGGAAGAAACATTAAAACCCTTGAAACAGCCACAGGCGTTGACTTTATCATTGATGATACTCCCGAGGCTGTTACAATTTCAGCGTTTGACCCGGTAAGAAGAGAGATTGCAAAACTTGCCCTTCAGAAACTTATCCAGGACGGCAGGATACACCCGGGAAGAATTGAAGAAGTTGTTGAAAAAACAAAACTTGAAATGGACCAGCGCCTTAAAGAAATCGGCGAACAGGCGGCTATGGACGTTGGAATTCCAAACATACACCCGGAAATTATCAAACTTCTTGGAAAACTTCAGTACAGGACAAGCTATGGCCAGAACGTTTTAAAACACTCCGTGGAAATGGCTTATATCACTTCCATACTTGCGTCAGAACTTGGAATTGACCCCACCCTTTCAAGGCGCGCCGCGCTGCTTCATGATATCGGCAAAGCGATTGACCATGAAATACAGGGCAGCCACGTCGCGCTTGGCGTTGATGCCGCAAGAAAATACGGCGAATCAGAAGCCGTACTTCACGCGATAGCAGCCCACCATAATGACATTGAACCAAAAACAATTGAAGCCGTGCTTGTACAGGCAGCTGACGGAATATCCGCCGCAAGGCCGGGAGCAAGGCGCGAGACACTGGAAAATTACGTGAAACGCCTTGAGAACCTTGAAAAAATAGCATCCGCATTTGAAGGCGTTCAGAGAACGTTTGCCATACAGGCAGGCCGCGAAATAAGAATAATGGTGGAAGCGGATAAAATTGACGATAACAGGTCATTCATGCTTTCCAAAGAAATAGCCAAAAAGATAGAAGAAGAACTTGAATACCCCGGACAGATTAAGGTAACTGTAATCCGCGAAGTAAGGGCCGTAGAATACGCAAAGTAAAATATTAATCACCGCACCGGTGCCGCATAAAAACGGCACCGGTGCATAAAAAGCAAGAGGTACTTCAAATGGTAAATGTTCTGTTCATCGGAGACATCAACGGAAGGCCGGGCAGGGATGCTGTAGAACAGCTTCTTCCGGGCCTGATAAAAGAAAAGCAGATTGATTTTGTAATTGCCAACGGCGAAAATTCCGCCGCCGGATTCGGCATCACCCCCGACGTATTCAAAAAACTTATGGCAATGGGAATTGACGTTATAACCACCGGCAACCACATCTGGGACAAACGCGACATTATCCCTTTAATGGATATGGAACCCGCCCTTTTAAGGCCTTACAACCTTGCCCCCGGAAATCCCGGTATTGGCTGCGGAGTTTATGAATGTAAAAGAAATAATAAGAACGTAAAAATAGGCGTTATATCCATGATTGGGCGCGTTTACATGCAGCCGTCAGACTGCCCTTTTAGGGCCGCGGAAAAAGCGTTAGCCGAAGTAAAAAAGGACACACGTATTGCAATAATAGATATTCATGCCGAAGCCACTTCGGAAAAACAGGCGCTGGCATTCTTTCTGGACGGCAGGGTTTCAGCCGTCCTTGGCACACACACGCACGTACAGACCGCCGATGAAAGAATACTAAGCTACGGCACCGGTTTTATCACGGATGCCGGAATGACGGGCTCTATGGATTCGGTAATAGGCGTTAAAAAAGAAATCATAATAGAAAAATTCCTGACGGGCATGCCTGCCAGATTTGAAATATCCGAAACAGACGTGCACTTTAACGGCGTATTTCTTTCAATAGACGAAACCAACGGAAAAACAACTTTAATAGAAAGGATTAATATAAAAAAATGAACGCTATTGCCGCATCAGTAATTCCGATGCTTCTGTTTTTATCGTCTTTTTTCCTTTACCTTAAGACTCTGTGCCCCGGCGTGTACTTTGGCGACAGCGGAGAGTTAATAGCAATGGCGTACACCCTTGGCATCCCTCACCCCACCGGATTCCCCTTATACATACTTTTATCAAAACTGTTTTTATACATGCCAATTGCCAATCCCGCGTTCAGAATGAACATTATGTCAGCTGTCTTTGCCGCGGCATCTGTTGTGCTTTTATTCCACTGCGTGCTTTTGCTTTTAAAAAATGAAGAAAACAAAAAATTAAAATATATGGCGGGGGTTTTTGCCGCGCTGCTTTTTATGTTTTCATACACGCTGTGGTCACAGTCAGGCATTGCAAGAATATACTCCTTAAACGCCTTTTTCTGCCTTGCTGCACTTGGCAGTTTTTTAAAGTATTCAATGGAAAACGGCAGATTTAAATACCTTGCTTTGCTGGGCTTTATCACCGGCCTTGGCGCCGGGCTGCACCTTTCTTTTATTATATTTTCAGCACTATTATGGCTGTCTATAATTATATCCGAACGTAAAAACTTTCTGAAAAAAATACCTGCAATAATATTTTTTATGGCCGCGGGCGTTTCTGTTTATCTTTACATCTTTATCCGAGGGCTGTCAGACACCGTCTTAAGCTGGAAAACCTTTACCCGCCTGGCTGACTTTTTTGGGTACTTTTCACAGAAAGACTACAGCGGAAAAATGTTCACGCGCGACCTTTTAGGGTACATCACATTTCTTGGATACGCGGGAAAAACCCTGTTAAGGGAATTTTCAATTCCGGGGATGGCGCTTCTTCTTACAGGTACCATAGCCGCGGGAATATCAAAGTTTAAGCACTTCTGGCTTTTTATAATTATCTTCTTTTCCAACATACTGCTTCTGGCTTTTTACGGTGCTTTTCACGACCTGCAGCTGGCTTTCAGATACTTTATCCCTTCTTACGCCGCATTATTACTTCTTGGGACATACGGGCTTTATACGCTTAAGGACAGGCTGCCCTCGTTAAAACTTCAGGCATTAATATTCCCTGCCGCGCTAATAATCGCGCTGCCTCTGGCAATAATAAAAAATTACCATGAAAATGACCGTTCTTTAAATTTCATGGCTGTCAATTACCCCGGCGACCTGCTGATGGGCATGCCAAAAAAAGCCAATCTTTTTTCAAACGGCGACAACCAGATATTTCCGCTTACTTATGCCAAATTTGTCCTTAACAAATATAAGGATATTACGGTGTACGACAGCGTAAACACCATATTCAGGGATATTGACAATTTACGGGTAAAGACAGGCTCTTTAAAAGTGGTGACAAATATCCTTACAGCTTTTGAACAGAATAAAACCGATATCTATTCAACCACAAAACTTGGCGCCCCGGTGCTTAACGAAAGCCTGAACGGGCTTTCATACAGAATAACCCCGGATTTTTCCTATTCAAGCAATCTGCCATGGAAACTTATGCCGCTTAAAAATATACTTTATGATGATAAAATATATCACGAATTTGAAGAACGTGAAGTGGCCGGCATATACTGGTACAGGCTGGCGGAAATGTATCTGTCTGAAAATAACGAGGAACTTTTTAATTACGCCGCCGGCAGGGCGCTTGAGACAGGGTATGACGCAGTGCCGGTTATCGGCAATATGGCAATTATAATAACCACCCCTCCCCTTGCTAATTTCCCGGTGGCGGAGCAGCTGGTAAAAAAGGCCCTTAAACTACAGCCTTATAATACAGAACTTATGTCTAACCTTGGAAGCATCTATGGAAATATGGGCAAATACAGGGAAGCGGCAGAGATGTTTGAAAAGGTTATAAAACTTGAACCAAATAATTTTAACGCGATGATGTTTTTAAACAAGGCAAAAGAACAGATGATGAAGGAATCCATGAAAAAAGCCATGGAAAGCGCGCGCGACGCCTTTTTTAATGACGGCATGAAACTGATGAAAGAAAAAAAGTTTAAAGAGGCCGCCCCCTATTTCCAGAACGACCTTGAAAAGAACCCGGCGCTGGCGCGCTCTAACTTTCACCTGGGGCTTATTCACTCCATGAGCGGAGATTATGATAAAGCCATACCGCAGTTTGAAACAGCGCTGAAAAAAGAACCGGCAAATTTCAACACATTAAACAACCTTGCGCTTACCTATATAAGGCTGTCCCAAACAGCCAAAGCGAAGGAGTATTTTGATAAATCCCTGAAAATAAACCCGGACCAGGAACGCGTAATAAAAATGCTGCAGGATTTGAAGTAGTTTAACGCAAGAGTGCGTTTTCTGAAATTCATATGATTACCATACATGACAAATAAAGTCAAAATTCACTTTCTATCAATTACGTTTTCTGTCTCTTAACGTAGAGACACATCATGATGCGTCTAAGATTTTAAAAACCGAGACGCTATATATTGCATCTCTACTTTAAAGAACAAAAACTTATACTACTTAGTTATTTTCAGGCCGAATTTAAGGTTTGCCTGCACGGCTTTATCTGTTGGGCCTTCAGAGTAGATGCGCAGCAGCGGCTCTGTCCCGGAAAAGCGGAAGAGAATCCATTCATTATCTCCCAAAATATACTTAATACCGTCAAGGCGGTTTACCGATACTATCTTTTTACCCGCTATCTTGCCCTTCTTTTCCAACGCGTCAGCTTTGGCAAAGATGGTTTTCCTGTTTTTCTCGTTAAAAGTCACATCCACCCTGTCGTACCTGTACTCCCCGTATTTTTTATCAAGTTCAGCCAGCACCCTGCCTATACGTTTGCCTTCTTTGGCAAGAAATTCCAGAATAGTCAAATTTCCAAAAATGCCGTCGCGCTCCGGCAGAAAATACCCAAAACCAACCCCGCCGCTTTCTTCCCCGCCTATTACTGTTTTGTCTTCTATCATTTTTTCGCCTATATACTTGAATCCCACAGGCGTCTCTGTCAGTTTTATCCCGTACTCTTTTGCCAGTTTGTTCACCAGGAAAGTGCCTGATATGGTTTTTACAAAATTAAAATCCATTTTTTTATTTTTTATATGGTGCAATAACATAAAGACCAGGACTTTATGCGACGTGATAAATTCGCCTTTCTCATTAACAAGCGCCATTCTGTCCCCGTCGCCGTCAATGGCAATTCCGATATCCGCTTTAAGTTTTTTTACGGTTTCGCAAAGTTTTGAAAGGTTCTGTTTAATGGGCTCCGGATTTATTCCGCCAAAAAGAGGGTCCCTTTTATTGTTGATGACAACCAGTTTTTTATAGCCGTCAAGGGCGGCTTCCATATAACCCGCGCCGGAACCATACATACAGTCCAATACAATTTTCATTCCGCTTTTTTTAATGGCGGAAACATCTATAAGGTTTTTTACCGCCTGAACATAATGCGCGTCGTAATTTATTTTTTCAAGATTACCCTTTTTTGCGGCCGGGTGTTTGCCTATCAGTTTTTCCACTTTTTCAGTCTCGGCTCCGGATAATCCGGCGCCGTACCTGTTTTTGATTTTAAAACCGTTATAGGTGTAAGGGTTGTGCGACGACGTAATCATAATACCCGCGTCCATTTTAAAATTACGCACAGACCAGGATACCAGCGGGGTATGAACTGCCTTATCAAAAAGCTTTACTTTAAAGCCATAGCCTGCAAGCCTTTGCGCCGTAAAAAACGCGTAATTTTCCGACATAAACCTGTTATCATATCCCACTGCCACAACAGGTTTTTTTGCTTCTTTAAGTATATACAGGGCAAACGCATCCGTGACTTTACCAAGATTTTCGTAAGTAAAAGCGTCTGCTATTTTCGCGCGCCAGCCGTCTGTCCCAAATTTTATTTCAGCCATTTTTCCGCCCCATTCTGCTGTGATGCGTTATTATTGTTTTATCCCCTATGACAGCGTCTTCAATGTGCGCGTTTGAATGTATCATACAGCCTCTTCCTATCACGGAGTTTTTTATGACCACATTTTCTTCTATTACTGTATCTTCCCAGATTATACTTTTTTCAACCGAAGAATTATCGCCCAACACGCAATTATTACCTATTATTGAAAGCGGGTTTATTGAACATTTTTTAATAACGGCATTATCACCTATATAAGCAGGCCCCCTTAAGAAGGCTTTTTTATCGGCTTTTACCCCTTGTCCAAAAAAGACCTCCCATTTCAGGGTTTTAGCGTATTTTATTACCGGATCCGTGAATTTTTTTTCAAGGACATCAAAATTCGCCTGCACGTATTTATCAAGCCTTCCTATATCCAGCCAGTAAAAATCGGCTTTATAGGCGCATACATTTTCCCCGGCTTTAAGCACCTGCGGGTAAAACTGCCTTTCCACCGAATAATTCTTTCCGGCCGGAATGTAATCAAGCACCTTTTTATTGAAAATATAAATCCCGGCGTTTATCCAGCTGTTGCCTCTGCTTTCATCAGCATTTGGTTTTTCAAGAAAACGCAGCACTTTGTTGCCGCTGCCGGTTTCCACAAGCCCGTAAGCGCTTGGGTCTTCCACTTTATGCAGCGCTATGGTTACGGAAGCATTGGACTTTTTATGAAAAGCCGCCATTTTTGTAATATCAATATCGGTTAAAATATCACCGTTTAATATTATGGTGGTATCATCCATATATTTTTCAGCGTTTTTAATCGCGCCGCCTGTCCCAAGCGGGGATTCTTCCACAGCATATCTTATTTTAACGCCGTACTTTACCCCTGTCCCCAGTATTTTTTTTATTTTTTGCGGCATATGGCATATACTTAAAATAATCTCTTTTATCCCGTGTTTTTTCAACAGTCCAAACTGGTGTTCAAAAAAATGTTTGTCCACGATTGGAACCATGCATTTTAAGGTATTCAATGTCAAAGGCCTTAGCCTTGTGCCTTCCCCGCCAATTAAAATAAGTGCTTTCATTTTGCCTCCGCTGAATGTTTGGTCATATTATAATGATTTAAAGTATTTATACGTTTCTGCTACGCCGTCAATAAGCTTGACCTCGGGAGTCCATCCAAGTATTTTCTTTGCTTTTTTGTTATCCAGAACGTTTGCCAGAATATCGCCTTCCCTGAAAGGGCCGGGCACGGCAGGAGTGGTAAAATTCATCACTTTCTGAACAGCCTTATAAAGCTGATTCACGTCTGTGGGTGTGCCTGTACCTATGTTAAATTCATTATTATCGCCTTTTTTAAGCGCAAGTACGTTAGCTGCCGCAACATCGCCCACATATACATAATCCCTGACGCACTTGCCGCCTCCGAATATTACAGGCGCGGCTCCTGACATCATCTTTTTAATGAATATTGCCACAACACCGGCTTCGCCGTGAGGTACCTGGCGCGGCCCGTAAACGTTGCTGTACCGGACGATGGTATATTTCATTTTATGCTGTGCGGCAAAAAATTTAACATAAAGCTCTCCTGCCACCTTGCTTATACCGTAAGGGCTCTCTGCCGCGTAAGGGTGTGTTTCCGCCACAGGAAGTTTGGCAGGCGTTCCGTAAACAGTACCGCCGCTGGACACAAATATTATTTTTTTCACGCCCGCCTTTACCGCGCATTCCAGCATGTTGATAACGCCCATAACATTTATATCCGCGTCAAACGCCGGGTTCTTAACGGAATCCGGCACGCTTATCTGCGCCGCATGATGGCTTATGGCGTCAATTTTTTCTTTTTTCATGACACTGGTAAGTTTTTTGTCGCGTATGTCCATTTTATAAAACTTAATCCCTTTACTTACGTTTCTCATATTTCCCGCAAACATATTGTCCACAGATACCACTTTATGCCCCGCTTTTTTAAAAGCATCCGCGACATTGCTTCCTATAAATCCCGCCCCGCCCGTAACAAGTATGTTCATTTTGAATACCTCACTTTTTTATTTAATATGTACTATTTTTTGCTATAGAGACGCAACATGTTGCGTCTAAGAACTGCAAAACGAGACGCAATGTATTGCGTCTCTACGCTAAAGAGCAGAAAAAAACCAAACTAATACGCGCCTTTATGGTGGAACATTTCAAGGGCGGTTTTTATTATTATTTTAATATCAAACCACAGCGACCAGTTTTCAATATAATACAGGTCGTATTTTATTCTTTCTTCAAGCGATGTATTACCGCGCAGCCCGTTGGCCGCAGCCCAGCCTGTAATACCAGCCTTTACTTTATGCCTTTCAATATAACGCGGAATCTCATTTTTAAATTTTTCAACAAAGTGCGGGCGCTCCGGACGCGGCCCCACTATGCTCATCTCGCCTTTTAACACATTAATAAGCTGCGGAAGTTCGTCTATACTGGATTTTCTTAAAAACGTGCCTATCGCAGTACGCCTTTCGTCATTTTCTTTCGCCCACACAGGGCCGGTTTTTGTTTCAGCGCCTGTTTTCATCGACCTGAATTTATACATCCAGAATACTTTATTATCCCTGCCAACCCTGTCCTGCCTGTAAAACACAGGCCCCGGGGAACTTATTTTTATAAGTACGGCCACAACAACAAAAAGCGGCAAAAGGATAAGAAGCCCTATACCCGAAACAATTACATCCATTGCCCGTTTTATAACCCTGTTTACCCTTAAATTTAAAGGCAGCTCTTTAACCGTAAATACAGGTATCCCGTTAATCTCGCCATAATCAATATTTTTTGTAATTATTCCAAGGATGTCCGTCGCTATCATAAATTTCACATTTTCATTCGCCAGTATCGTATCCGCGATATCCCGCCTGTTGTAATCCGGAAGCCCCACAAAAACTTCATCAGGTTTTAATTTCTTTATTATTCTGTCAATTTCTTTCACCCTGCCAAGCACGTTCACATTCTTATATTTTTTTCCTTTTCTTAATTTATCCGTAACGCACCCTAATATTTTATAACCCATCTCCGGATGCCAGTTTATCCTTTCTATCATATTACCCGCTATATCCCCTGCGCCTACAATTAAAATCGTCTGTGTAAGATAGCCCTTTCTGTTAAGCGTGTTATAAATCCCCCTGAAAATAAGCCTCCATAAAAAAGCTGCCGCTATTCCCAGCCCCATACTGTAAAGCATAACAATCCTTGAATAAGATATTTCCCTTAAAAAGAAAGTAGCCGCAAGCATCACGCCATAAGCGCCCGCGGACGCGGCAAATACCGACGTAAGTTCGTCAAAACGCGACCGCCCCACCCTTAAAAAATACAACCCCGCGTAGTTAAAAGCTAAAACCACTATTACAGCTATAAAAGGAAGCGCCTGTATATAATGCATTAAAGGCGGAACCGAATGCCTTAGCGGAACCAGCTGCAGATAAAATCTTAAGTAATATGCCAGAAGAAAAGTTCCGCAGAAGCATATTACATCACCCGCAAGCAGAAGCATCTTTGCGAAAAAAAGCACCTTTTTTTTATCCATTACACATTAACCCCGTTATTCTTTAAAAATTTCCTTAAGTTCAGATCAAATTGCTCTCCGGAAAACCTTAACGCGTTTTCCCTTACTTTGTTAACATCATATATTTTACCGCGCATTATATCAAGTTTTTTGATAAAGTCTTCGGTTGTGCCGTCATAAAACTCCCCTGTTTCGCCGGGAATAATCACCTCTGTCGCCCCGCCCACATTATATGCCAGTACAGGGGCGCCGCACGCCTGCGCTTCCGCGTTAGTAATACCAAAATCCTCTTCACCCGGGAACAAAAACGCCTTGGTCCTTCGGTATGCGTCCTTTATTATATCTTTCGGAACCCTGCCCAGAAAGTGTATATTCTTGTTGCCGTCCGCCATCTTTTCAAGTTTTGTAAGCATAGGGCCGGTGCCTATTACTACAAGGTGTTCATCCGGCATTTTTAAAAACGCATTCACAAGAAAATCTATTTTTTTATACTCTGTAAGGGCTGATACCGCAAGGTAAAAATTCTCCCTTTTCTGCGCGGGGTTGACAGTATAGTACTGCGTGTCCACGGGCGGATAAATCACCGACGCTTGCGCGCTATAGTATTTCTCTATACGTTTTTTTACGTGGTTTGAATTGGCTATGTAATGGCTGACTCTGCCCGCTGTTTTCGCGTCCCATTTTCTAAGATAAGGCATTATTCCCGAAATAAGGGCGTACTTTACAGCTCCGTTTTTTTCTCTGGAAAAATAATTATCAAACTGATCCCATGCGTATCTCATAGGCGTGTGGCAGTAGCAGAAGTTTTTTATATCTTTTTTATGTTT from Candidatus Goldiibacteriota bacterium includes:
- the hslU gene encoding ATP-dependent protease ATPase subunit HslU is translated as MAKEFTPKEIVEQLDKFIIGQDNAKKAVAVALRNRIRRQKLPADMQEEVTPKNILMIGPTGVGKTEIARRLAKLVRAPFIKVEASKFTEVGYVGRDVESIVKDIMQAGVNMVRDDHMAMVKVKAEGLVEDRLLDLLVPPVRQQKKSMMTEEEIEQQKQETERFKDTREKFRQQLKRGEMEDKYVEINTRPRQAPMFEIMSGQSMEDIGMGLQDMMENLGGTKVKKKKVTIREARAIILEEETAKLVDMDKVTKEALELVQGNGIVFIDELDKIASSNAHGSIDVSREGVQRDILPIVEGTTVMTKYGTVRTDHILFIAAGAFHVSKPSDLIPELQGRFPIRVELSSLTQNDFERILKEPENSLIKQYSALLETDDVKLDFDGGSITALAQLAFEVNETTENIGARRLHTIIEKVLEDVLFDAPYGKKEKRLVTKEWVEGKLKDMVKDRDLSKYIL
- the hslV gene encoding ATP-dependent protease subunit HslV, encoding MFHATTILCVRKNGKTVIGGDGQVTMGNTIMKQTAKKVRTIEGKNKIIAGFAGSVADAFTLFDRFEAKLKEHNWLLQRAAVELAKDWRTDKMLKQLDALLIVADSEKTYVVSGNGEVIEPEDGITAIGSGGTYALAAARALSRFTDKSAREIVAESMKIASEICIYTNENITIEEL
- the rny gene encoding ribonuclease Y; its protein translation is MEYLIVAILALIVGVAAGFFGRKIFAEGQISSAKKYAEQIVEGAKKEAGSIKKEAELESKDTILKAQADFDAKTRETKTEIANVEKKVRQREENLDKKMEIIDKKEKDLSTKEKSLTDLEKKLSTRDQELDAVIGEQRKKLENISGLSAESAKQELIRSMMDAAKQESLLMLRRLEEETKETAEKKARDIVSIAVQRIAADHTSEISVSVVPLPSDDMKGRIIGREGRNIKTLETATGVDFIIDDTPEAVTISAFDPVRREIAKLALQKLIQDGRIHPGRIEEVVEKTKLEMDQRLKEIGEQAAMDVGIPNIHPEIIKLLGKLQYRTSYGQNVLKHSVEMAYITSILASELGIDPTLSRRAALLHDIGKAIDHEIQGSHVALGVDAARKYGESEAVLHAIAAHHNDIEPKTIEAVLVQAADGISAARPGARRETLENYVKRLENLEKIASAFEGVQRTFAIQAGREIRIMVEADKIDDNRSFMLSKEIAKKIEEELEYPGQIKVTVIREVRAVEYAK
- a CDS encoding TIGR00282 family metallophosphoesterase; this encodes MVNVLFIGDINGRPGRDAVEQLLPGLIKEKQIDFVIANGENSAAGFGITPDVFKKLMAMGIDVITTGNHIWDKRDIIPLMDMEPALLRPYNLAPGNPGIGCGVYECKRNNKNVKIGVISMIGRVYMQPSDCPFRAAEKALAEVKKDTRIAIIDIHAEATSEKQALAFFLDGRVSAVLGTHTHVQTADERILSYGTGFITDAGMTGSMDSVIGVKKEIIIEKFLTGMPARFEISETDVHFNGVFLSIDETNGKTTLIERINIKK
- a CDS encoding DUF2723 domain-containing protein produces the protein MNAIAASVIPMLLFLSSFFLYLKTLCPGVYFGDSGELIAMAYTLGIPHPTGFPLYILLSKLFLYMPIANPAFRMNIMSAVFAAASVVLLFHCVLLLLKNEENKKLKYMAGVFAALLFMFSYTLWSQSGIARIYSLNAFFCLAALGSFLKYSMENGRFKYLALLGFITGLGAGLHLSFIIFSALLWLSIIISERKNFLKKIPAIIFFMAAGVSVYLYIFIRGLSDTVLSWKTFTRLADFFGYFSQKDYSGKMFTRDLLGYITFLGYAGKTLLREFSIPGMALLLTGTIAAGISKFKHFWLFIIIFFSNILLLAFYGAFHDLQLAFRYFIPSYAALLLLGTYGLYTLKDRLPSLKLQALIFPAALIIALPLAIIKNYHENDRSLNFMAVNYPGDLLMGMPKKANLFSNGDNQIFPLTYAKFVLNKYKDITVYDSVNTIFRDIDNLRVKTGSLKVVTNILTAFEQNKTDIYSTTKLGAPVLNESLNGLSYRITPDFSYSSNLPWKLMPLKNILYDDKIYHEFEEREVAGIYWYRLAEMYLSENNEELFNYAAGRALETGYDAVPVIGNMAIIITTPPLANFPVAEQLVKKALKLQPYNTELMSNLGSIYGNMGKYREAAEMFEKVIKLEPNNFNAMMFLNKAKEQMMKESMKKAMESARDAFFNDGMKLMKEKKFKEAAPYFQNDLEKNPALARSNFHLGLIHSMSGDYDKAIPQFETALKKEPANFNTLNNLALTYIRLSQTAKAKEYFDKSLKINPDQERVIKMLQDLK